A single genomic interval of Oncorhynchus tshawytscha isolate Ot180627B linkage group LG15, Otsh_v2.0, whole genome shotgun sequence harbors:
- the LOC112214892 gene encoding LOW QUALITY PROTEIN: glycogen phosphorylase, muscle form (The sequence of the model RefSeq protein was modified relative to this genomic sequence to represent the inferred CDS: inserted 1 base in 1 codon) has translation MCSTVCMCVYIYNSAGLAYQLWCPHFDETEGGRKDTQCDTRSHLPPSSVDICLSDLQSHNRKYAFTKMPKPLTDQDKRKQISVRGLAGVENVSDLKTNFNRHLHFTLVKDRNVATKRDYYFALANTVRDHLVGRWIRTQQHYYEKDPKRVYYLSLEFYMGRTLQNTMVNLALENACDEATYQLGLDMEELQDIEEDAGLGNGGLGRLAACFLDSMASLGLAAYGYGIRYEFGIFNQKIVNGWQVEEADDWLRYGNPWEKARPEYMRPVHFYGRVEHTPEGVKWVDTQVVLALPYDTPVPGYRNNVVNTMRLWSAKAPCDFNLKDFNVGGYIQAVLDRNLAENISRVLYPNDNFFEGKELRLKQEYFVVAATLQDIVRRFKSSKFGSTEVVRVDLSTLPDKVAIQLNDTHPAMAIPELMRILLDTEHQKWEKAWDICTRTCAYTNHTVLPEALERWPTDLLQNLLPRHLEIIYEINRRHLESIAKLYPGDHDRLRRMSLVEEGDQKKINMAHLCIVGSHAVNGVARIHSDILKATLFKDFYEVDPHKFQNKTNGITPRRWLVMCNPGLAEVIAERIGEDYIRDLDQLKKLLAFVDDDSLIHDIAKVKQENKLKFSAYLEEHYKVKINPNSMFDVQVKRIHEYKRQLLNCLHIITLYNRIQKEPNKNWTPRTIMIGGKAAPGYHTAKLIIRLITAIGEIVNHDTVVGDRLKVIFLENYKVTLAEKIIPASDLSEQISTAGTEASGTGNMKFMLNGALTIGTMDGANVEMAEEAGEENLFIFGMRVDDVDAMDKSGYDAMDYYNRIPELKQAMDQIAGGFFSPDQHDLFKDIVNMLLHHDRFKVFADYEAYIKCQEKVSALYKNPKEWTKMVIHNIAGCGKFSSDRTISQYAREIWGMEPSLERIPAPDDPRQRIAKLYPGDHDRLRRMSLVEEGDQKKINMAHLCIVGSHAVNGVARIHSDILKATLFKDFYEVDPHKFQNKTNGITPXRWLVMCNPGLAEVIAERIGEDYIRDLDQLKKLLAFVDDDSLIHDIAKVKQENKLKFSAYLEEHYKVKINPNSMFDVQVKRIHEYKRQLLNCLHIITLYNRIQKEPNKNWTPRTIMIGGKAAPGYHTAKLIIRLITAIGEIVNHDTVVGDRLKVIFLENYKVTLAEKIIPASDLSEQISTAGTEASGTGNMKFMLNGALTIGTMDGANVEMAEEAGEENLFIFGMRVDDVDAMDKRGYDAMDYYNRIPELKQAMDQIAGGFFSPDQHDLFKDIVNMLLHHDRFKVFADYEAYIKCQEKVSALYKNPKEWTKMVIHNIAGCGKFSSDRTISQYAREIWGMEPSLERIPAPDDPRQ, from the exons ATGTGCTCGACTGTTTGTATGTGCGTTTATATATATAACAGTGCAGGTCTGGCATACCAACTCTGGTGTCCACACTTTgacgagacagagggaggaaggaaggatacACAGTGTGACACGCGAAGCCATCTCCCACCATCCTCGGTTGATATTTGCCTTTCGGATCTACAGTCGCACAATAGAAAATACGCATTTACCAAGATGCCCAAGCCACTGACAGACCAGGATAAGAGGAAGCAGATATCGGTGCGGGGGCTTGCAGGAGTGGAAAATGTTTCAGACCTTAAGACCAATTTTAATCGCCATCTCCACTTTACTCTGGTAAAGGACCGAAATGTGGCGACCAAACGGGACTACTACTTCGCCTTGGCCAACACTGTCCGCGACCATCTGGTGGGCAGATGGATCAGGACGCAGCAGCACTACTATGAGAAAGACCCCAAA CGTGTGTATTACCTGTCCCTTGAGTTCTACATGGGGCGCACCCTGCAGAATACAATGGTGAACCTGGCTCTGGAGAACGCATGCGACGAGGCTACCTATCAG TTGGGCCTGGACATGGAGGAGCTGCAGGACATTGAGGAAGATGCCGGCCTGGGAAATGGTGGCCTTGGACGGCTCGCCG CCTGCTTCCTAGATTCCATGGCGTCTCTGGGACTGGCAGCTTACGGCTACGGCATCCGCTATGAGTTCGGCATCTTCAACCAGAAAATTGTGAATGGCTGGCAG GTAGAGGAGGCTGACGATTGGCTGCGCTACGGCAACCCCTGGGAGAAGGCCCGCCCTGAGTACATGCGACCCGTCCACTTCTACGGCAGAGTGGAGCACACCCCCGAGGGTGTGAAATGGGTCGACACACAG GTAGTGTTGGCCCTTCCTTATGACACCCCAGTCCCTGGCTACAGGAACAACGTTGTGAACACCATGAGACTGTGGTCTGCCAAGGCCCCCTGTGATTTCAACCTGAAAGACT TCAATGTGGGTGGCTATATTCAAGCTGTGCTGGACAGAAACTTGGCTGAGAACATCTCCCGTGTTCTGTACCCCAATGACAAC TTCTTCGAGGGGAAGGAGCTTCGTCTGAAGCAGGAGTACTTTGTGGTGGCGGCCACTCTGCAGGACATCGTCCGTCGCTTCAAGTCCTCCAAGTTCGGCTCCACTGAGGTTGTGCGCGTTGACctgtccaccctacctgacaaG GTGGCCATCCAGCTGAACGACACCCACCCTGCCATGGCCATCCCTGAGCTGATGAGGATCTTGTTGGACACGGAGCACCAGAAATGGGAGAAG GCCTGGGACATCTGCACACGTACCTGTGCCTACACCAACCACACCGTCCTGCCTGAGGCTCTGGAGCGCTGGCCCACAGACCTGCTCCAGAACCTTCTGCCCAGACACCTGGAGATCATCTACGAGATCAACCGACGTCACCTGGAG aGCATCGCTAAGCTCTACCCCGGGGACCATGATCGTCTGCGCCGCATGTCCCTAGTGGAGGAGGGCGACCAGAAGAAGATCAACATGGCCCACCTGTGCATCGTGGGCTCCCACGCCGTCAACGGAGTGGCCCGCATCCACTCGGACATCCTCAAAGCAACTCT GTTCAAGGACTTCTACGAGGTGGACCCCCACAAGTTCCAGAACAAGACCAACGGGATCACGCCCCGACGCTGGCTGGTCATGTGCAACCCTGGGCTGGCTGAAGTCATTGCAGAG AGGATCGGTGAGGATTACATCCGCGATCTGGACCAACTGAAGAAGTTGCTGGCGTTTGTGGATGACGACTCTTTGATTCATGACATCGCCAAGGTCAAACAG GAGAACAAGCTTAAGTTTTCTGCCTATCTCGAGGAGCACTACAAGGTGAAGATCAACCCCAACTCCATGTTCGACGTTCAAGTCAAGAGGATCCACGAGTACAAGAGGCAGCTGCTCAACTGCCTGCACATCATCACTCTCTACAACC GCATCCAGAAGGAGCCCAACAAGAATTGGACCCCCAGGACTATCATGATTGGAGGAAAG GCTGCTCCTGGGTACCACACGGCAAAGCTGATCATTAGGCTGATCACTGCCATCGGAGAGATTGTCAACCACGACACTGTGGTGGGAGACCGCCTCAAAGTCATCTTCCTGGAGAACTACAAGGTCACTCTGGCAGAGAAAA tCATCCCTGCGTCCGACCTGTCTGAGCAGATCTCCACAGCTGGCACTGAGGCGTCTGGCACTGGCAACATGAAGTTCATGCTGAACGGAGCGCTCACCATTGGCACCATGGACGGAGCCAACGTAGAGATGGCCGAGGAGGCCGGAGAAGAGAACCTCTTCATCTTCGGCATGAGGGTGGACGACGTGGACGCCATGGACAAGAGTGG ATATGATGCCATGGACTACTACAACCGCATTCCTGAGCTGAAGCAGGCCATGGACCAGATCGCTGGTGGATTCTTTAGCCCCGACCAGCACGACCTCTTCAAGGACATTGTCAACATGCTGCTGCACCATGACAG ATTCAAGGTGTTCGCTGACTACGAAGCTTACATCAAATGCCAAGAGAAAGTCAGTGCTCTCTACAAG AACCCTAAAGAATGGACCAAGATGGTGATCCACAACATTGCTGGTTGTGGTAAATTCTCTAGCGACCGCACTATCTCCCAGTACGCCCGGGAGATCTGGGGCATGGAGCCCAGCCTGGAAAGGATCCCTGCCCCAGACGATCCTCGCCAA cgCATCGCTAAGCTCTACCCCGGGGACCATGATCGTCTGCGCCGCATGTCCCTAGTGGAGGAGGGCGACCAGAAGAAGATCAACATGGCCCACCTGTGCATCGTGGGCTCCCACGCCGTCAACGGAGTGGCCCGCATCCACTCGGACATCCTCAAAGCAACTCT GTTCAAGGACTTCTACGAGGTGGACCCCCACAAGTTCCAGAACAAGACCAACGGGATCACGC GACGCTGGCTGGTCATGTGCAACCCTGGGCTGGCTGAAGTCATTGCAGAG AGGATCGGTGAGGATTACATCCGCGATCTGGACCAACTGAAGAAGTTGCTGGCGTTTGTGGATGACGACTCTTTGATTCATGACATCGCCAAGGTCAAACAG GAGAACAAGCTTAAGTTTTCTGCCTATCTCGAGGAGCACTACAAGGTGAAGATCAACCCCAACTCCATGTTCGACGTTCAAGTCAAGAGGATCCACGAGTACAAGAGGCAGCTGCTCAACTGCCTGCACATCATCACTCTCTACAACC GCATCCAGAAGGAGCCCAACAAGAATTGGACCCCTAGGACTATCATGATTGGAGGAAAG GCTGCTCCTGGGTACCACACGGCAAAGCTGATCATTAGGCTGATCACTGCCATCGGAGAGATTGTCAACCACGACACTGTGGTGGGAGACCGCCTCAAAGTCATCTTCCTGGAGAACTACAAGGTCACTCTGGCAGAGAAAA tCATCCCTGCGTCCGACCTGTCTGAGCAGATCTCCACAGCTGGCACTGAGGCGTCTGGCACTGGCAACATGAAGTTCATGCTGAACGGAGCGCTCACCATTGGCACCATGGACGGAGCCAACGTAGAGATGGCCGAGGAGGCCGGAGAAGAGAACCTCTTCATCTTCGGCATGAGGGTGGACGACGTGGACGCCATGGACAAGAGGGG ATATGATGCCATGGACTACTACAACCGCATTCCTGAGCTGAAGCAGGCCATGGACCAGATCGCTGGTGGATTCTTTAGCCCCGACCAGCACGACCTCTTCAAGGACATTGTCAACATGCTGCTGCACCATGACAG ATTCAAGGTGTTCGCTGACTACGAAGCTTACATCAAATGCCAAGAGAAAGTCAGTGCTCTCTACAAG AACCCTAAAGAATGGACCAAGATGGTGATCCACAACATTGCTGGTTGTGGTAAATTCTCTAGCGACCGCACTATCTCCCAGTACGCCCGGGAGATCTGGGGCATGGAGCCCAGCCTGGAAAGGATCCCTGCCCCAGACGATCCTCGCCAATAA